The Eremothecium gossypii ATCC 10895 chromosome IV, complete sequence genome contains a region encoding:
- the SIF2 gene encoding Sif2p (Syntenic homolog of Saccharomyces cerevisiae YBR103W (SIF2)), with product MSITSEELNYLIWRYLQEAGHEVSALAMQEETRVLEFDEKYKEHIPLGTLVKLVQKGILYTESEFLVQYNAQSEGADAEHYGKDFNLVQALEVDKQRFPELVAQGRFALAHEREEPEAEPEVTRLESDDSFIKTLQCVQTFPPGYVSQWNPKHEGVFAYGERDSRAAVVTYSVADGLWNISETVVLPHANTGQQNEVTCLEWAPGGQSLLTGVESGELRLWSVEGKLQNILSYHRAPIVCIKWNSDETHVLTCDADNMTIVWNVLSGTAVQHFSFKEAGTEESLGVDATWIDQDKFAIPGIQGSILVFNIGISKPIGKLRGHSKTLTTIAYNEHNKLLLSASDDNTLRVWRGGNLNPSHVFYGHSQSITSAHWVDDDTIISTSMDGSIRVWSLASNSTVASATVDGVPNFTGALSPDQGKFATGTLDGEVMVYDIQKLLQQLNHNGYHGTARSAEVARIPVVGDHRSAREGNYVTQISWSQESTQLSVSYSLGDINILSVD from the coding sequence ATGTCAATCACGAGCGAGGAGTTAAACTACCTTATTTGGAGGTACCTCCAGGAGGCAGGCCACGAGGTCAGTGCATTAGCAATGCAGGAAGAGACCCGGGTGCTGGAATTTGATGAGAAGTATAAAGAACATATACCGCTGGGGACGCTAGTGAAGCTAGTTCAGAAGGGAATACTGTATACTGAGAGTGAATTCCTAGTGCAGTATAATGCGCAGTCGGAGGGGGCGGACGCGGAACACTACGGCAAAGACTTCAACCTTGTACAAGCACTCGAGGTAGATAAACAACGATTTCCGGAGCTCGTTGCACAGGGGCGCTTTGCGCTTGCGCACGAGCGAGAAGAGCCCGAGGCGGAGCCCGAGGTTACACGGCTGGAGAGCGACGACTCATTTATTAAGACATTGCAGTGTGTGCAGACGTTTCCGCCGGGTTACGTTTCGCAATGGAATCCGAAGCACGAAGGTGTATTTGCGTACGGCGAAAGGGATTCGCGGGCAGCGGTCGTTACGTACTCCGTTGCAGACGGTCTGTGGAACATAAGTGAGACCGTGGTACTGCCGCATGCCAACACGGGCCAGCAGAATGAGGTCACGTGCCTGGAATGGGCACCCGGCGGCCAGAGCCTCCTGACGGGGGTGGAAAGCGGCGAGCTCAGACTCTGGTCTGTCGAAGGCAAGCTCCAGAATATCCTGAGTTACCATCGAGCCCCGATTGTGTGCATCAAGTGGAATAGTGATGAGACCCACGTGTTGACGTGCGATGCAGACAATATGACAATTGTATGGAACGTACTTTCGGGGACGGCGGTACAGCACTTCAGCTTCAAGGAAGCTGGCACAGAAGAATCATTGGGCGTTGACGCAACCTGGATTGACCAGGATAAGTTTGCCATTCCAGGCATTCAGGGAAGCATTCTTGTGTTCAACATAGGCATCAGCAAGCCAATTGGGAAGCTGCGTGGCCATAGTAAAACGCTCACCACCATTGCCTATAACGAACACAATAAGCTGCTCCTGAGTGCTTCCGATGACAATACTCTTCGCGTATGGCGAGGCGGAAACCTTAATCCTTCGCATGTGTTCTATGGCCATTCTCAGTCCATCACGTCTGCTCACTGGGTCGACGACGACACGATCATCTCTACGTCTATGGATGGCTCTATTCGCGTGTGGTCGCTGGCTTCGAACTCCACCGTCGCCTCCGCAACTGTTGATGGGGTGCCCAATTTTACTGGGGCTCTTTCGCCAGACCAGGGCAAGTTTGCCACGGGTACCTTAGATGGTGAAGTGATGGTATACGACATCCAGAAGCTTCTACAACAACTGAATCACAATGGATATCACGGGACTGCGAGGTCTGCGGAAGTCGCTCGTATCCCGGTGGTAGGCGATCATCGATCCGCAAGAGAAGGTAATTATGTAACGCAAATTTCATGGAGTCAGGAAAGCACTCAACTGAGTGTCTCATATTCTCTGGGAGATATAAATATACTATCGGTGGACTGA
- the ARO7 gene encoding chorismate mutase ARO7 (Syntenic homolog of Saccharomyces cerevisiae YPR060C (ARO7)), translating to MDFLDPKSVLNLDHIRHELVRMEDTIIFNFIERSYFPTCPVVYHANHERLPLPDFDGSFLDWAHMHMEMTQSQLRRFEAPDQVPFYPGSILPPILPPVQYPKLLAPYAPQINYNDRIKAIYLDSVVPLVSLGEGTSWENLGSVTSCDIDCLQALSRRIHFGKFVAEAKFQLEPEKYTALIKNRDVDGIMDSITNKFVEDKILKRLQAKATVYGVDPLDRNCSKRVTPEYLAKIYKEYVIPITKEVEVEYLLRRLEGEDL from the coding sequence ATGGACTTTCTGGACCCAAAAAGCGTGTTGAACCTCGACCACATCAGGCATGAGCTGGTGCGGATGGAGGACACCATTATCTTCAATTTCATCGAGCGGTCGTACTTCCCTACGTGCCCAGTTGTCTACCACGCCAACCACGAGCGGCTGCCGCTCCCCGACTTCGACGGGTCATTTTTGGACTGGGCGCATATGCATATGGAGATGACACAGTCCCAGCTGCGCAGATTTGAGGCGCCCGACCAGGTTCCGTTCTACCCGGGGAGTATCCTGCCGCCGATCCTGCCGCCAGTGCAGTACCCGAAGCTGCTGGCCCCTTACGCGCCGCAGATCAACTACAATGATCGGATAAAGGCGATATACCTCGATAGCGTTGTGCCTCTAGTGTCGCTGGGGGAAGGCACCTCATGGGAAAATCTTGGTTCTGTCACCAGCTGCGACATCGACTGTCTGCAGGCGCTGAGCAGGAGGATACACTTTGGCAAGTTCGTGGCTGAGGCCAAGTTCCAGCTCGAGCCGGAGAAGTACACGGCGCTGATCAAGAATCGCGACGTTGACGGCATAATGGACAGCATAACCAACAAATTCGTCGAAGATAAGATCTTGAAAAGGTTGCAGGCAAAGGCGACGGTATACGGCGTCGATCCGCTGGACAGAAATTGCAGCAAGAGGGTGACCCCAGAGTATTTGGCAAAGATTTACAAGGAATATGTAATTCCGATCACGAAGGAGGTGGAAGTCGAGTACCTGCTGAGAAGGCTAGAGGGCGAGGACCTGTAA
- a CDS encoding ADL324Wp (NOHBY415; No homolog in Saccharomyces cerevisiae; Syntenic homolog of Kluyveromyces lactis KLLA0B08547g), with product MPKRLRTEEYSCNQEDERSDSQVIVCNDPPCSGARISMHIYPSHVAEHHDNVCAACNKNMITERMLQLHLQELHDPFNSNKALECYEADCMQQFQTHSKRREHLITVHEYPMNARLDIVYTGYNDTTT from the coding sequence ATGCCGAAGAGACTACGGACGGAAGAATATTCTTGCAATCAAGAGGATGAGAGGTCAGACTCCCAGGTGATAGTGTGTAATGATCCTCCTTGTAGCGGTGCAAGAATAAGCATGCACATTTACCCTTCACATGTCGCTGAACATCATGATAATGTTTGTGCTGCATGTAATAAAAATATGATCACTGAACGCATGCTTCAGCTCCATCTGCAGGAATTGCACGATCCCTTTAATTCTAATAAGGCTCTTGAGTGCTACGAGGCTGATTGCATGCAGCAGTTCCAGACGCATTCCAAGCGAAGGGAACACCTGATAACAGTACATGAGTACCCAATGAATGCTCGCCTCGATATTGTATATACTGGATATAATGATACTACTACTTAG
- the FCY1 gene encoding cytosine deaminase (Syntenic homolog of Saccharomyces cerevisiae YPR062W (FCY1)): MAQWDRKGMEIAYQEALQGYAEGGVPIGGCLIDQTDGTVLGRGRNMRFQRASATLHGETAALENAGRLPGHVYKHCTLYTTLSPCDMCAGAVLLYGIPRCVVGENDTFLGAEAHLRARGVEVAVLQDARCRALMQQFVAARPQDWNEDIGL; the protein is encoded by the coding sequence ATGGCTCAATGGGACCGCAAGGGAATGGAGATCGCATACCaggaggcgctgcaggGCTACGCGGAGGGCGGCGTGCCCATCGGCGGGTGCCTCATCGACCAGACGGACGGCACGGTGCtcgggcgcgggcgcaACATGCGCTTCCAGCGCGCGTCCGCCACGTTGCACGGTGAGACCGCGGCACTGGAGAACGCCGGGCGCCTGCCCGGCCACGTGTACAAGCACTGCACGCTGTACACAACGCTCTCACCGTGCGACATGTGCGCCGGCGCGGTGCTGCTGTACGGAATCCCGCGCTGCGTGGTCGGCGAGAACGACACGTTCCTCGGCGCGGAGGCGCacctgcgcgcgcgcggcgtcgaGGTCGCGGTGCTGCAGGACGCTCGCTGCCGCGCGCTCATGCAGCAGTTCGTCGCGGCACGGCCGCAGGACTGGAACGAGGACATCGGACTGTAA
- a CDS encoding uncharacterized protein (Syntenic homolog of Saccharomyces cerevisiae YPR063C; 1-intron) → MALHNVRRADLTAQYTHVLAPDTAYTGASQGVVSQSMPMLAMFMRNKFLAWFSLLTAWHTYLTADPNAVRDREGTEVGPIMKLGMAVVAVVVCYTGMVLPQPAPGAKR, encoded by the exons ATGGCTCTCCACAACGTCAGACGCGCCGACCTCACGGCCCA ATACACGCACGTGCTCGCCCCCGACACCGCCTACACCGGCGCCAGCCAGGGCGTGGTGTCGCAGTCCATGCCAATGCTGGCCATGTTCATGCGCAACAAGTTCCTGGCGTGGTTCTCGCTGCTCACAGCGTGGCACACATACCTGACCGCGGACCCCAACGCCGTGCGCGACCGCGAGGGCACCGAGGTGGGCCCGATTATGAAGCTCGGCATGGCCGTGGTGGCCGTGGTGGTGTGCTACACCGGTATGGTTCTGCCGCAGCCCGCGCCGGGCGCGAAACGTTAA
- the JID1 gene encoding Jid1p (Syntenic homolog of Saccharomyces cerevisiae YPR061C (JID1)), which produces MAKRANWSLDGQQSSGGGAASWICACTDKISIAKALTRSLSVMLSRPTALLRTGARWRVSLTASGRSTVRCASTVAGWQGGLSWPQGKQPTPYEVLGLVKTGVDARQLKKRYHELAKLYHPDTAGAAQQGLGEHERLRRFKLVNEAYALLSDASRRRMYDMYATGWAHGPAPMAPAMAHGAYHERYAYYNAGTWEDMQDLNSDRQQVQFSAWGMVVWALCMLAGFQVMAFLIRLEERTSKSAHTHEEAEHALLLAHLNYGLDQDRVSRVRRFLWFRSWGLYRTKAELDEAARTNEALVRQLEGGK; this is translated from the coding sequence ATGGCTAAGCGCGCCAACTGGAGCCTGGACGGCCAGCAGTCGAGCGGAGGCGGAGCGGCGTCCTGGATATGTGCATGCACCGACAAGATCTCCATCGCCAAAGCGTTAACTAGGAGCTTAAGTGTTATGTTGTCGCGTCCGACTGCACTGCTCAGGACTGGCGCACGTTGGCGCGTCTCGCTTACAGCGTCAGGTCGGAGTACGGTGCGGTGCGCTAGCACCGTCGCCGGGTGGCAGGGGGGGCTATCGTGGCCCCAGGGCAAGCAGCCGACGCCCTACGAGGTACTGGGACTGGTGAAGACCGGCGTCGATGCACGGCAGCTAAAGAAGCGGTACCACGAGCTCGCGAAGCTGTACCACCCGGACACGGCGGGGGCTGCCCAACAGGGGCTGGGTGAGCACGAACGCCTGCGGCGCTTCAAGCTGGTTAACGAGGCCTACGCGCTGCTTTCGGACGCGTCGCGGCGCCGGATGTACGACATGTACGCCACGGGGTGGGCGCATGGGCCCGCGCCCATGGCGCCGGCCATGGCGCACGGCGCGTACCACGAGCGCTATGCCTACTACAACGCGGGGACGTGGGAGGACATGCAGGATCTGAACTCGGACCGGCAGCAGGTGCAGTTCTCCGCGTGGGGCATGGTGGTATGGGCGCTGTGCATGCTGGCGGGTTTCCAGGTGATGGCGTTTCTCATCCGCCTCGAGGAGCGCACCAGCAAGAGTGCGCACACCCATGAAGAGGCCGAgcacgcgctgctgctAGCCCACCTCAACTACGGCCTGGATCAGGACCGCGTAAGTCGTGTGCGCCGCTTTTTGTGGTTTCGCAGTTGGGGGCTCTACAGAACAAAGGCCGAGTTGGACGAAGCGGCACGCACGAACGAGGCGCTCGTTCGCCAGCTAGAGGGTGGTAAATAG
- the EXO84 gene encoding exocyst subunit EXO84 (Syntenic homolog of Saccharomyces cerevisiae YBR102C (EXO84)), with protein sequence MVDFSLRKARNNWSKLSSPGKTRQQGSPTKLKSNAYEDFVSPRDTLQLPEIGMKDRRKVGTSMQRRLSVHNAKYIPPPIDYASAPALPTAVELPVRDNSLLSSELMKPNHRRPPVDIYGGRSLREILSNPQFQAKRFVHEKLGDATALEIDHFASNLNHLSQEIEQEIKSNINKSYNELMQVNKELAVASTELKDLRSKVQQLQVVMGQFTAMAEKRLLLEKEHFRQSNTSVMTTKSGSTGSGLLPPVKSGAAKKDRSSVIILEKIWTNELSSLFRSVEGAQKYIAPAPGRRILLESNDWMEINIATLKPLHATRIFLLNDMILVAVCRSDKKGELVANQCCSLRELTVAEESNYTLSFHFGNKHHSLYRSRTPTGYTALLNEIKSAKDELRDIYQAEEDNARKLRDSFTYLQSTQQSPSRDISSPARGHSRQRSLGTLQNTPSRASTYQENLLQNISMSMHTRSRSGGVNQTAVKLNLVYEELEELSVPVTRMNFGLAIKKLHSIENILKGITAEAEGEVMLLNLLRMKCNQTRTLITQKLTHVINTEYSDANKLESSTKSLILLGMPAEALQLFLHNRSNFIQDLVLQVGVHDNSNSYITQVAVIRCQTIKKVAIQFQKLFEGTTAKYSSVLVSWCNDEVDKHFFLMKKQLINDDQLTPQAIKISRKQIDELKSVGMDFVYKLDDFLKIHSNKIY encoded by the coding sequence ATGGTGGACTTCTCCCTGCGGAAAGCTAGGAACAACTGGAGCAAGCTATCGTCCCCGGGAAAGACGCGGCAGCAAGGTTCGCCCACGAAGCTTAAGTCCAATGCGTACGAGGATTTCGTCTCGCCGCGGGACACACTGCAGCTACCAGAGATTGGGATGAAGGATCGAAGGAAGGTTGGCACGTCGATGCAGCGGCGGCTGTCCGTCCACAATGCGAAGTACATTCCGCCGCCAATTGACTACGCTTCAGCTCCGGCATTGCCGACAGCAGTGGAGCTGCCAGTGCGGGATAACTCGCTATTATCTTCAGAGCTGATGAAGCCCAACCATCGGCGCCCACCCGTAGATATCTATGGGGGGCGCTCACTACGTGAGATCCTGTCAAATCCACAGTTTCAGGCGAAGCGATTTGTGCACGAGAAGTTAGGCGACGCTACAGCTCTGGAGATCGATCATTTTGCATCGAATCTCAATCACCTGTCACAAGAAATTGAGCAAGAAATCAAGTCCAACATCAATAAATCCTATAATGAGCTGATGCAGGTTAATAAAGAACTTGCAGTTGCTAGTACGGAACTCAAAGATTTAAGGTCCAAAGTGCAGCAGTTACAGGTAGTCATGGGTCAATTTACAGCCATGGCCGAGAAGCGGCTACTATTGGAAAAAGAGCATTTTCGCCAGAGCAATACTTCTGTGATGACAACGAAATCCGGATCAACGGGTTCCGGATTACTGCCACCGGTAAAATCTGGGGCCGCCAAGAAAGACCGATCCAGCGTTATCATCCTGGAGAAGATATGGACAAATGAGCTGAGTAGCTTGTTTAGATCTGTCGAGGGTGCACAAAAGTATATCGCCCCAGCCCCGGGTAGACGAATTTTGTTGGAATCTAACGACTGGATGGAAATTAACATTGCCACCTTGAAACCACTGCATGCGACTCGCATTTTTTTACTAAACGATATGATTCTAGTCGCAGTATGCCGTTCAGACAAGAAGGGGGAACTGGTGGCTAACCAATGCTGCTCATTGAGAGAACTGACTGTTGCTGAAGAATCGAATTATACATTGTCGTTCCATTTTGGGAACAAGCATCACTCATTATACCGCTCCAGGACACCTACTGGGTACACAGCACTTTTAAACGAAATAAAATCAGCCAAGGATGAACTGAGAGATATTTATCAAGCAGAGGAGGACAATGCCCGTAAACTCCGTGACTCCTTCACATACCTACAATCCACGCAGCAATCGCCCTCGCGCGATATCAGCAGTCCTGCCCGTGGACACTCGCGACAGCGCTCTCTTGGGACACTTCAGAATACGCCCTCGAGAGCAAGCACCTACCAAGAGAATCTCCTGCAAAACATAAGTATGTCAATGCATACCCGTTCTAGATCTGGAGGTGTCAACCAAACTGCGGTAAAGCTAAACTTGGTCTATGAGGAACTTGAAGAACTAAGCGTTCCTGTCACAAGAATGAACTTCGGCTTAGCAATAAAGAAACTCCATTCGATTGAGAATATACTGAAAGGAATAACAGCAGAAGCAGAGGGTGAAGTAATGCTATTGAATTTGTTGCGAATGAAGTGTAACCAAACTCGGACATTGATTACCCAGAAGCTCACCCATGTCATCAATACAGAATATTCAGACGCCAACAAATTAGAATCCAGTACGAAGTCCTTGATTTTGCTAGGCATGCCTGCCGAggcattgcaattatttTTGCATAATAGGTCAAATTTTATACAAGATCTCGTACTCCAGGTTGGTGTACATGATAACTCCAATTCATATATTACCCAGGTAGCCGTGATACGGTGTCAAACAATTAAAAAAGTTGCAATTCAATTTCAAAAGTTGTTTGAAGGCACTACAGCAAAGTATTCTTCTGTCTTGGTGAGCTGGTGCAATGATGAAGTTGACAAGCATTTCTTCTTAATGAAGAAGCAATTAATCAATGATGATCAGTTAACACCGCAAGCTATAAAAATATCAAGAAAGCAGATAGATGAGCTGAAATCTGTCGGGATGGATTTTGTGTACAAACTTGATGACTTTCTGAAAATTCACAGCAATAAAATTTATTAA
- the VID24 gene encoding glucose-induced degradation complex subunit VID24 (Syntenic homolog of Saccharomyces cerevisiae YBR105C (VID24)): MINETRSAKGTAPATPAGTGLFRCGSGESLASAWTADTSAGCSPCARKYMAGLGGGGGGGEAAPRATTTTNWLRPLMAFQGYQISGYKKYQVHVLLQTVALPAEGCAAATTPHVTGFLTIRGLTNQHPEITTFFESFAVNDTVGFLSSSMPPELAEYKSSDRVDLEHWLNFPSFKELCMAGGGTTVADIMDGHYTHRDYLARRFVFMRWKEKFLVPDEEVGAVEGASYDGYYYIVHDQVTGSVLGFYYHKDAEKFQQLELTPVYPDRQGVCCFEFA; encoded by the coding sequence ATGATCAACGAGACGCGGAGCGCGAAGGGCACGGCGCCGGCGACGCCTGCCGGGACAGGGCTGTTCAGgtgcggcagcggcgagtCGCTAGCGTCGGCGTGGACGGCAGACACATCTGCGGGGTGCAGCCCCTGCGCGCGCAAGTACATGGCGGGGCTGGGCGGCggtggtggcggcggcgaggccgcgccgcgggcgacgacgacgacgaaCTGGCTCCGGCCGTTGATGGCGTTCCAGGGCTACCAGATATCGGGGTACAAGAAGTACCAGGTGCACGTGCTGTTGCAGACGGTGGCGTTGCCGGCGGAGgggtgcgcggcggcgaccACGCCGCACGTGACGGGGTTTCTCACGATCCGCGGGCTGACGAACCAGCACCCGGAGATCACGACGTTTTTCGAGAGCTTCGCGGTCAACGACACGGTGGGCTTCCTCTCGAGCAGCATGCCGCCGGAGTTGGCGGAGTACAAGAGCAGCGACCGCGTGGACCTGGAGCACTGGTTGAACTTCCCGAGCTTCAAGGAGCTCTGCAtggccggcggcggcacgACGGTCGCGGACATCATGGACGGACACTACACGCACCGCGACTACCTCGCGCGGCGCTTCGTGTTCATGCGCTGGAAGGAGAAGTTCCTGGTGCCGGACGAGGAGGTGGGCGCGGTCGAGGGCGCGTCCTACGACGGCTACTACTACATCGTGCACGACCAGGTCACGGGCAGCGTGCTGGGCTTCTACTACCACAAGGACGCGGAGAAGTTCCAGCAGTTGGAGTTGACGCCGGTGTACCCAGACCGCCAGGGCGTGTGCTGCTTCGAATTCGCATGA
- the TFB4 gene encoding TFIIH/NER complex subunit TFB4 (Syntenic homolog of Saccharomyces cerevisiae YPR056W (TFB4)) yields MDAIADSTFQINKSKVQLVEETPSLLTLVIDTNPKLWAEFDREVGKKGQLMQVLKSTIVFLNAHLSFNNSNQVSVIAACSRGIKYLYPQADDKEGSTKKKKSEDRSIINRNMYRGFRNVDEAVVEELYRVFQQESKQLEDGVPQPFRSTLSGAMSAGLTYINRITHETEGVSLKSRLLVITCGSSASKDEVFQYIPIMNCIFSATKMKCPIDVVKVGGVKESTFLQQATDATNGNYLHVANTDGLIQYLSTAMFIDPSLRQWVVKPNQSSVDFRTSCYLTGKVVAIGFVCSVCLCVLSIIPPGNKCPACDSEFDEKVVAKLSRKPVITGTLRKKKKKKVTK; encoded by the coding sequence ATGGATGCCATTGCTGATAGTACTTTCCAGATAAATAAGAGCAAGGTACAGCTTGTGGAAGAGACGCCATCTCTGCTGACTCTTGTGATAGACACCAATCCAAAATTATGGGCAGAATTTGATAGAGAAGTCGGGAAGAAGGGGCAGCTTATGCAGGTACTCAAGTCTACCATAGTGTTCTTGAACGCACATCTATCGTTCAACAATAGTAACCAAGTTTCAGTAATAGCAGCATGCTCACGGGGTATCAAGTATCTGTACCCACAGGCGGATGACAAGGAGGGCTCCACTAAGAAGAAAAAGTCAGAAGACAGGTCTATCATTAACCGGAATATGTACCGTGGGTTCCGTAATGTGGATGAGGCTGTCGTTGAGGAGCTTTATAGAGTGTTTCAGCAAGAATCAAAGCAGTTGGAGGACGGAGTGCCCCAGCCTTTCCGCAGCACTTTGTCCGGGGCCATGTCGGCTGGCCTCACGTATATTAATAGGATCACACATGAGACCGAAGGAGTCAGCTTGAAGTCGCGCCTGTTGGTGATAACATGCGGCAGCAGTGCATCAAAAGACGAGGTTTTCCAGTACATCCCGATCATGAACTGCATATTTTCTGCGACCAAGATGAAGTGTCCGATTGATGTCGTCAAAGTTGGCGGTGTCAAGGAATCCACTTTCTTGCAGCAGGCTACAGATGCTACTAATGGAAACTATCTACATGTGGCAAACACAGACGGTCTAATCCAATATTTGTCGACCGCGATGTTCATAGACCCTTCCTTGAGACAATGGGTGGTCAAGCCCAACCAGAGTTCCGTCGATTTCAGAACGTCATGCTACCTCACGGGGAAGGTGGTGGCCATTGGTTTTGTGTGCAGTGTGTGTCTCTGCGTACTTTCTATCATACCGCCAGGTAACAAGTGTCCTGCCTGCGATTCGGAGTTCGATGAGAAGGTCGTCGCAAAGCTTAGTCGTAAGCCGGTCATCACGGGAACGCTcaggaagaagaagaagaagaaggtcACTAAGTAG
- the BRR1 gene encoding Brr1p (Syntenic homolog of Saccharomyces cerevisiae YPR057W (BRR1)), which produces MGHTSGPVDPVFGQCQVFDCSAAEVNPEVVKYLAHVRDEALHTVGVVPSASNLRKRKIEISYDDEEVVKRPSEGEKAIELPFDMDEVISWFDQVKEDALSEREAFEGYDEETLNTLLVGIRDYISRMSSRDESTNNLIKLLEGVQPVVTNEALELDEKWAAKLVARLGRRKFTTLDNLKLRLNTQLPIPTRAKAWKIHIPINEPSHEFFHRMNSTQLFDLLRYLTDNIVEHYQTDSATDYGQWLVYLLLHLPRQLTANEISEVRGLSKKVRALIIDHEILKLPMLLPSEIEDVSPIPRGVNPLHLALAVVAVIYGQRDILFL; this is translated from the coding sequence ATGGGGCATACGAGTGGACCTGTAGACCCAGTGTTTGGCCAATGCCAGGTTTTTGATTGCAGCGCAGCCGAAGTGAACCCCGAGGTCGTCAAGTACCTTGCTCACGTACGTGACGAAGCTCTACACACAGTAGGAGTAGTGCCATCAGCCAGCAATCTCAGAAAGAGAAAGATTGAGATTAGTTACGACGATGAAGAAGTTGTTAAACGACCTTCCGAAGGAGAGAAGGCCATTGAGCTGCCTTTCGATATGGATGAAGTTATATCCTGGTTCGACCAAGTCAAAGAAGATGCCCTGAGTGAGCGCGAAGCGTTCGAAGGTTATGATGAGGAAACATTGAACACATTGCTTGTTGGAATCCGTGACTATATATCAAGGATGTCATCCCGTGACGAGTCTACTAACAATCTGATAAAGCTACTGGAGGGAGTACAGCCAGTTGTGACCAATGAAGCGTTGGAGCTCGACGAAAAATGGGCTGCAAAGTTAGTGGCGAGGCTGGGCAGGCGTAAATTTACGACTTTAGACAATCTAAAGTTAAGGCTCAACACCCAGCTGCCAATACCCACGCGAGCCAAGGCGTGGAAAATACATATTCCCATCAATGAGCCATCCCACGAGTTCTTCCATCGTATGAACTCGACCCAGCTGTTCGACCTGCTGAGATACTTGACAGACAACATTGTTGAACACTACCAGACGGATTCTGCTACTGACTATGGCCAGTGGCTTGTGTACCTCCTCCTTCACCTGCCTAGACAGCTAACTGCAAACGAAATATCCGAAGTCAGGGGCCTATCAAAGAAAGTGCGCGCTCTCATAATCGATCATGAAATCCTCAAGTTGCCAATGCTGCTGCCGTCAGAGATCGAGGATGTGTCTCCAATCCCCCGGGGGGTGAACCCTCTGCACCTCGCTCTTGCGGTAGTAGCTGTGATCTATGGACAAAGAGACATCCTGTTCCTTTAG